One genomic window of Corynebacterium massiliense DSM 45435 includes the following:
- a CDS encoding type B 50S ribosomal protein L31, which translates to MKKDIHPDYHPVVFQDAGTGNQFLTKSTASSDRTVQWEDGNEYPLIVVDVTAESHPFWTGAQRVMDTAGRVERFNQRFGKMARRKKKTKGGE; encoded by the coding sequence ATGAAGAAGGATATCCACCCGGATTACCACCCGGTGGTCTTCCAGGACGCTGGTACCGGTAACCAGTTCCTGACCAAGTCCACCGCGTCCTCCGACCGTACCGTGCAGTGGGAAGACGGCAACGAGTACCCGCTCATCGTCGTCGACGTGACCGCCGAGTCCCACCCGTTCTGGACCGGCGCTCAGCGCGTCATGGACACTGCTGGCCGTGTCGAGCGCTTCAACCAGCGCTTCGGCAAGATGGCTCGCCGGAAGAAGAAGACGAAGGGGGGAGAGTAA
- the rpmF gene encoding 50S ribosomal protein L32 has protein sequence MATPKFKKSRANTRMRRSTWKADNVALQEVKIDGQTVRIPRRLVKAAQLGLVDVEQF, from the coding sequence ATGGCAACCCCGAAGTTCAAGAAGTCCCGCGCGAACACCCGTATGCGCCGTTCCACCTGGAAGGCCGACAACGTCGCGCTGCAGGAAGTCAAGATCGACGGCCAGACCGTGCGCATCCCGCGCCGCCTGGTGAAGGCCGCCCAGCTCGGCCTCGTTGACGTCGAGCAGTTCTAA